A single genomic interval of Fibrobacter sp. UWB13 harbors:
- a CDS encoding Crp/Fnr family transcriptional regulator, with the protein MILREGEKLCQQGDLTHSFYIVKSGTLTATSKDEQNGTQVLNLGPGSTFGELSLIAGEPMDYTVCAEEDCELEVIPQSALHDTMKEQPIWLKSILAFLTQRNHIAQENKRKSDLITTFPSLLFVLSRVPAKNISLDALQHEIAHFSKLSAFGTYKLLIILQDFKLVRLQSESVSVENKPLIKILYETLRHRAIYKSTSPNILSLTDQAILTAFVKAACDKGELQSDGLVAVNTSDLIAQTKRTMHGMSLTPRNLETLLQKQLLKELPKEKYCANFDRLLNLLELNRIYPLLDKKLITGQ; encoded by the coding sequence ATGATTTTGAGAGAAGGCGAAAAACTCTGCCAGCAAGGCGACCTCACCCATTCCTTTTACATCGTCAAAAGCGGTACGCTTACCGCGACTTCTAAAGACGAGCAAAACGGCACGCAAGTTCTGAATTTGGGTCCCGGATCCACGTTTGGTGAACTCAGTCTCATCGCAGGCGAACCCATGGATTACACGGTCTGCGCCGAAGAAGACTGCGAACTCGAAGTCATTCCGCAAAGCGCCTTGCACGACACGATGAAGGAACAGCCCATCTGGCTCAAGTCCATCCTCGCATTCCTCACGCAACGCAACCACATTGCGCAAGAGAACAAGCGTAAGAGCGACTTGATTACAACGTTCCCGTCGCTGTTGTTTGTACTTTCGAGGGTGCCCGCAAAAAATATTAGTTTAGATGCACTACAACACGAGATTGCTCATTTTTCAAAGCTTTCTGCGTTCGGTACATACAAACTATTAATCATTTTACAGGACTTCAAGCTAGTCCGTCTGCAATCGGAATCCGTATCGGTAGAGAACAAGCCGCTGATCAAGATTCTCTACGAAACGCTCCGCCATCGCGCCATTTACAAGAGCACATCGCCGAACATTCTTTCGCTTACCGACCAGGCAATCCTCACCGCATTCGTGAAAGCTGCCTGCGACAAAGGCGAGCTCCAGTCCGACGGTCTCGTTGCCGTAAATACCAGCGATTTGATTGCGCAGACCAAGCGCACTATGCACGGGATGAGCCTCACCCCGCGCAACCTCGAAACGCTTTTGCAAAAGCAGCTCCTCAAAGAGCTACCCAAAGAAAAATATTGCGCCAACTTCGACAGGCTCCTAAACCTGCTCGAACTCAACCGCATTTATCCATTGCTCGATAAGAAATTAATTACTGGTCAGTAG
- the trmD gene encoding tRNA (guanosine(37)-N1)-methyltransferase TrmD produces MKIDCITIFPEMFAPMKSSIMGRAQAKGLFEFNTVYLRDFAINAYGQVDDVPYGGEPGMVLRPEPLAKAIRSTGVKEDGGKVIYLTADGVPFTHKIAKELSQENHLVLVCGHYKGIDDRIRQTEVDMEISIGDFVVSGGELPAMLVTDAVVRLLDGALGHKESGETDSFAQGVLGWPVYTRPEEFEGKKVPEVLLSGHHKNISEWRRQESLKRTQERRPDIFKNLEINTTFGDK; encoded by the coding sequence ATGAAGATCGACTGCATCACCATCTTCCCCGAAATGTTCGCGCCGATGAAAAGTTCAATCATGGGCCGCGCACAGGCAAAAGGCTTGTTTGAGTTCAATACAGTCTATCTGCGAGACTTCGCCATCAACGCCTACGGGCAGGTGGACGATGTTCCGTACGGTGGCGAACCGGGCATGGTACTCCGTCCCGAACCGCTTGCGAAGGCCATTCGCAGCACGGGAGTCAAGGAAGATGGCGGAAAAGTCATCTACCTCACGGCAGATGGCGTCCCCTTCACACACAAGATTGCCAAAGAACTCTCTCAAGAAAACCACCTTGTACTTGTCTGCGGACACTACAAGGGAATCGATGACCGCATCCGCCAGACCGAGGTCGACATGGAAATTTCCATCGGGGACTTCGTCGTGAGCGGAGGCGAACTTCCGGCGATGCTCGTCACGGACGCCGTAGTGCGACTGCTGGACGGGGCTCTGGGCCACAAGGAATCCGGTGAAACGGACTCCTTCGCACAAGGCGTTTTGGGCTGGCCTGTCTACACCCGCCCCGAAGAATTCGAAGGAAAAAAGGTGCCTGAGGTGCTACTTTCCGGTCATCACAAGAACATTTCAGAGTGGAGACGTCAAGAATCGTTAAAAAGAACGCAAGAAAGACGCCCCGACATCTTTAAAAATCTTGAAATAAATACTACATTTGGCGACAAATAA
- the yajC gene encoding preprotein translocase subunit YajC has protein sequence MKLSALLVTLSSIAAFAQDAAAQPEQPGALASFLPLILLFVVMWLFFIRPKQKEMKQMDEMRKQLKKGDKVMTAAGIIGTIASMEENIITLRTGTSTIEFEKAAILRVINNDTSAKVEEKK, from the coding sequence ATGAAACTCTCTGCACTTCTCGTGACTCTTTCCTCCATCGCCGCTTTCGCTCAGGACGCAGCAGCTCAGCCGGAACAGCCGGGCGCTCTCGCTAGCTTCCTCCCGCTCATCCTCCTCTTTGTGGTGATGTGGCTCTTCTTCATCCGCCCGAAGCAGAAGGAAATGAAGCAGATGGACGAAATGCGCAAGCAGCTCAAGAAGGGCGACAAGGTCATGACCGCCGCAGGCATCATCGGCACCATCGCTAGCATGGAAGAAAACATCATCACGCTCCGCACTGGCACCTCCACCATCGAATTCGAAAAGGCAGCCATCCTCCGCGTCATCAACAACGACACTTCCGCTAAGGTCGAAGAAAAGAAGTAA
- a CDS encoding SpoIID/LytB domain-containing protein gives MTTLSLATPSLAAGNSEYSPIEANSVSEQTIVPQKIAKELNRPIQVGVFVGVPNIFVRQKNEELHITASKGKLKIKTKSKRQQTADRRVFKATGSSASDCIAIATDKAGLNKACYNGEFIVTANGNKLNAINVIDIEDYLRGVVPYEIGKLDESKFEALKAQAVAARTYAYKHYGSRVAQGFDVYADTRDQVYKGLHSATALTDKAVRETDGVVMTYNGEFITAYYHSTCGGETEGVATWGRPDHPYLKNKPDLRPDGTPWCRESNYTEWTREFTEDELRDLFQINAKEAKANVPSFSSIKSMHIQDTLKSGRIHTLVIETNNGSFTAKADKIRWLFKRGGTILPSSFFRIHKNGNDWILKGKGFGHGVGLCQMGARARAQAGQSYIQILTHYYPGITLEKFKR, from the coding sequence TTGACGACACTCTCTTTGGCGACCCCATCTCTTGCGGCCGGCAATTCTGAGTATAGCCCAATCGAAGCAAATAGCGTATCCGAGCAGACCATCGTTCCTCAAAAAATCGCCAAAGAACTCAACCGCCCTATCCAGGTGGGTGTCTTTGTCGGTGTGCCAAATATCTTCGTCCGTCAAAAGAACGAAGAACTGCACATCACGGCCTCTAAAGGCAAACTCAAAATCAAGACAAAATCAAAGCGCCAGCAGACCGCTGACCGACGCGTTTTCAAGGCCACAGGATCTTCCGCAAGCGATTGCATCGCCATTGCAACAGACAAGGCAGGCCTCAATAAAGCCTGCTACAACGGTGAATTTATCGTCACCGCCAATGGCAACAAGCTAAACGCCATCAACGTCATCGATATTGAAGATTACTTGCGAGGCGTCGTTCCTTACGAAATCGGCAAACTCGACGAATCCAAGTTCGAAGCGCTCAAGGCCCAAGCCGTTGCCGCACGCACCTACGCGTACAAGCACTACGGCAGCCGAGTCGCACAAGGCTTTGACGTTTACGCCGACACGCGCGACCAAGTCTACAAAGGTCTCCACAGCGCCACGGCACTTACAGACAAAGCCGTCCGCGAAACCGATGGCGTCGTGATGACATACAACGGAGAATTCATCACCGCCTATTACCATTCCACTTGCGGTGGCGAAACCGAAGGCGTTGCCACCTGGGGTCGCCCTGACCACCCCTACCTCAAAAACAAGCCCGACCTCCGCCCCGACGGAACGCCGTGGTGCCGCGAATCCAACTACACCGAATGGACTCGTGAATTTACCGAAGACGAACTTCGCGATTTATTCCAGATAAACGCAAAAGAAGCAAAAGCAAACGTCCCAAGTTTTTCGAGCATCAAGTCGATGCACATTCAAGACACGCTCAAGAGCGGTCGCATTCACACACTCGTCATCGAAACGAACAACGGCTCATTCACAGCAAAAGCAGACAAAATCCGCTGGCTATTCAAGCGCGGAGGCACAATCCTCCCCTCCAGCTTTTTCCGCATCCACAAGAACGGTAATGACTGGATTCTCAAAGGCAAGGGATTCGGGCATGGAGTTGGACTTTGCCAAATGGGCGCTCGCGCACGCGCACAGGCAGGTCAAAGCTACATCCAAATTTTAACGCACTATTACCCCGGCATCACGCTGGAAAAATTCAAGAGATGA
- the rimM gene encoding ribosome maturation factor RimM (Essential for efficient processing of 16S rRNA): MDSQEFITVCQLMRAHGVKGYIKAMPLTHDLTRCKSLKDVRVQKRNGEVLELTLEDAKQANNLWLLKFKGFDTPEALSPLVNGDVMIPESERLPLPEGEYYLDDLEGFRVHTEDGRDVGEVIEVQELMTVDAFLIKFDLAAQSEFSSKSILAPWIDDCVKEINDEEKFIVCDSDYLKSVCPEER; this comes from the coding sequence ATGGACTCTCAAGAATTCATCACCGTCTGCCAGCTCATGCGTGCGCATGGCGTCAAAGGCTACATCAAAGCGATGCCCCTGACCCACGACCTGACTCGCTGCAAGAGCCTTAAAGACGTGCGCGTTCAAAAGAGGAATGGCGAAGTTTTGGAACTCACCCTCGAAGATGCCAAGCAGGCAAACAACCTCTGGCTTTTGAAATTCAAGGGTTTCGACACTCCAGAAGCACTCTCCCCGCTCGTCAATGGCGACGTCATGATTCCCGAATCCGAACGTCTCCCGCTCCCCGAAGGCGAATACTATCTTGACGACCTGGAAGGTTTCCGCGTCCACACCGAAGACGGTCGCGACGTCGGCGAAGTCATCGAAGTGCAAGAACTGATGACGGTCGATGCGTTCCTCATCAAGTTCGACCTTGCCGCACAATCCGAATTCAGCAGCAAGTCCATCCTCGCCCCTTGGATTGACGATTGCGTCAAGGAAATCAACGACGAAGAAAAGTTCATTGTTTGTGATAGCGACTATTTAAAATCCGTTTGCCCGGAGGAACGATGA
- a CDS encoding Crp/Fnr family transcriptional regulator, translated as MITGNSQPRLIPPTRLRVKAGFVVSSPEDEDKKIILLNEGELVALDPKANNKVVFKIHPGNLVGVGALLEREPVRYIFQATTDSTITIINDECMESELKALPVWLLAAIKAISAKTRRINESIRAAKTENPLESLASFCKFYSKDEILQKQLLLQEFSWLTKTPFPAANEALKTLIRRKMLIQQANGSTLTVPDPRLLEIFADYLKTQELELPWLPFKLTLQQKRSLVWLSTLAPETTMDGSAWINLFKEHHLEVSVADWLQMQQFEWFSEKENNLFALNTDKVNYYLLSLQYEPNLKGTVK; from the coding sequence ATGATTACGGGGAATTCGCAACCAAGACTTATCCCGCCCACGCGACTCCGCGTGAAGGCGGGTTTTGTTGTATCCTCACCAGAGGACGAAGACAAGAAAATCATCCTTTTGAACGAAGGTGAGCTTGTCGCACTCGACCCTAAAGCGAACAACAAGGTCGTTTTCAAGATCCATCCCGGAAATCTCGTAGGCGTAGGCGCCCTGCTTGAACGCGAACCCGTACGCTATATTTTCCAGGCGACCACCGATTCCACCATCACCATTATCAATGACGAGTGCATGGAATCCGAGCTAAAGGCGCTCCCCGTCTGGCTTTTGGCCGCTATCAAGGCGATTTCGGCCAAAACGCGCCGCATCAACGAGTCCATCCGCGCAGCAAAGACGGAAAATCCGCTCGAAAGCCTCGCCTCTTTCTGCAAATTCTACAGCAAAGACGAAATTTTGCAAAAGCAGTTGCTGTTGCAAGAATTCTCGTGGCTTACCAAGACGCCGTTCCCCGCAGCAAACGAAGCTCTAAAGACGCTGATCCGCCGCAAGATGCTTATCCAGCAAGCCAACGGCTCAACGCTTACCGTCCCGGACCCGCGCCTTCTCGAAATTTTTGCGGATTACCTCAAGACGCAAGAACTTGAACTTCCGTGGCTTCCGTTCAAGCTCACACTCCAGCAAAAGAGAAGCCTCGTCTGGCTATCGACACTCGCCCCCGAAACGACCATGGACGGCTCTGCATGGATAAATTTATTCAAGGAACACCACCTTGAAGTCAGCGTTGCAGACTGGCTCCAGATGCAGCAATTTGAATGGTTCAGCGAAAAAGAGAACAATCTTTTTGCGCTTAATACAGATAAAGTAAATTACTATTTATTATCATTGCAGTACGAGCCAAATCTCAAGGGGACGGTCAAATGA
- a CDS encoding radical SAM protein produces the protein MIVILSQGCAANFGDGEKIARILSQKSEVTFEFPEAKPAHSTKAENSTSAANPADFSTEKPEAFYLNVCTVKGNAGAMKLLRKAASTFPGVPIYITGCAPKDFREEALRAVPNVQFTSLKELEDSAALPPQPAQSPSSLINARTPDSNKVSRNVLRESPFVGIVNIEEGCLDACAFCSTHLVKGRLHSFAPQTIVDQVQALVDDGCLEIQLTGQDCACYGFDIGTNLAELTQRILTHVNGNYRIRLGMGNPRHVLSYQEALLDCFTDDRIYKFIHIPVQSGSENVLKAMNRRHTARDYATLAHAFTERFSKFTLSTDLIVGYPGETTADFNDTLKLLKETRPTVCNITRFVARPGTVAAHLESTINSAHLEASNSERLAPAPLAVPDTVKHERSAILAEAFQQIAIENNSEWIGDECTVVTEKQGYRSGTTIARNEAYRPVALQGSFPAGQTLRVRITDAEPFALIAKPL, from the coding sequence ATGATAGTCATTTTAAGCCAGGGCTGTGCTGCAAATTTCGGTGACGGTGAAAAGATTGCACGCATTCTCTCCCAAAAATCCGAAGTCACGTTCGAGTTTCCGGAAGCGAAGCCGGCGCATTCCACAAAAGCCGAGAATTCCACAAGCGCCGCGAATCCCGCGGACTTCAGCACTGAAAAACCCGAAGCATTCTACCTGAACGTTTGTACGGTTAAAGGCAATGCAGGCGCCATGAAACTTCTGCGCAAAGCAGCGAGCACATTTCCGGGCGTTCCCATATACATCACGGGTTGCGCCCCCAAGGACTTCCGCGAAGAAGCTCTCCGCGCCGTTCCGAACGTGCAATTTACAAGCCTGAAAGAACTTGAAGATTCGGCTGCATTACCACCCCAACCCGCGCAATCCCCCTCAAGCCTGATAAACGCGCGCACTCCCGACAGCAATAAAGTCTCTCGCAACGTCCTTCGCGAATCCCCGTTCGTCGGCATAGTAAACATCGAAGAAGGCTGTCTCGACGCGTGCGCCTTTTGCAGCACGCATCTCGTCAAAGGACGTCTCCACAGCTTTGCACCCCAAACCATCGTGGATCAAGTCCAAGCGCTCGTCGATGACGGTTGCCTAGAAATCCAGCTCACCGGCCAAGATTGCGCCTGCTACGGTTTTGACATCGGCACGAATCTCGCCGAACTCACGCAGAGAATCCTCACGCACGTGAACGGCAATTACCGCATCCGCCTCGGCATGGGCAATCCGCGCCATGTCCTCAGCTATCAGGAGGCGCTACTAGATTGCTTTACGGATGATCGCATTTACAAGTTCATCCACATTCCCGTCCAGAGCGGCAGCGAAAACGTGCTCAAGGCGATGAACCGACGTCACACCGCACGCGACTACGCGACCCTCGCCCACGCCTTTACCGAGCGATTCAGCAAGTTCACGCTCAGCACCGACCTTATCGTCGGCTATCCCGGCGAAACCACCGCAGATTTCAACGACACGTTAAAGCTTTTGAAAGAAACTCGCCCGACCGTCTGCAACATCACGCGTTTTGTCGCGCGCCCAGGCACTGTCGCCGCGCATCTTGAGTCAACAATAAACAGCGCGCATCTCGAAGCTAGCAATTCAGAACGTCTCGCCCCCGCCCCCCTTGCAGTCCCCGACACCGTCAAGCACGAGCGTTCCGCGATTCTCGCCGAAGCGTTCCAGCAAATCGCCATCGAGAACAACAGCGAATGGATTGGCGACGAGTGCACCGTCGTTACCGAAAAGCAAGGCTACCGTTCCGGGACTACTATTGCCCGCAACGAGGCGTACCGCCCCGTCGCATTACAAGGCTCATTCCCTGCCGGGCAAACGCTCCGCGTCCGCATCACCGATGCCGAACCCTTCGCATTAATTGCGAAGCCTCTCTAG
- the rpsP gene encoding 30S ribosomal protein S16 produces the protein MATVIRLARFGKRHNPIYRIVVIDNRKARDDSFIEQVGFFNPNLKQPEIRFEQEKVLKWLSVGAQPSDTVKSLLKKTGISDLFHDLKANRSIEGKAPVAREIKSKQRKLSPKAQARLEAEKAAKAAAEAPAAEEAQA, from the coding sequence ATGGCAACTGTTATTCGTCTCGCCCGCTTCGGCAAGCGTCACAACCCGATCTACCGCATCGTCGTCATCGACAACCGCAAGGCTCGCGACGATAGCTTTATCGAACAGGTCGGTTTCTTCAACCCGAACCTCAAGCAGCCGGAAATCCGCTTCGAACAGGAAAAGGTCCTCAAGTGGCTCTCCGTCGGTGCACAGCCGTCTGACACTGTCAAGTCTCTCCTCAAGAAGACAGGCATTTCTGACTTGTTCCACGACCTCAAGGCCAACCGCTCTATCGAAGGCAAGGCTCCGGTCGCTCGCGAAATCAAGTCCAAGCAGCGCAAGTTGAGCCCGAAGGCTCAGGCTCGCCTCGAAGCTGAAAAGGCTGCCAAGGCAGCTGCTGAAGCTCCGGCCGCTGAAGAAGCACAGGCTTAA
- the rplS gene encoding 50S ribosomal protein L19 has protein sequence MSLNIEAIQNENLKTDLPEFRAGDTVTVNVKVIEGTKERIQPFKGVVIQQKNSGIGKSITVRKMSGAVAVERIFPVNSPRIDSIVVERSGKVHQARIYYMRDLRGKAARIEERQA, from the coding sequence ATGTCCCTGAACATTGAAGCAATCCAAAACGAAAATTTGAAGACCGACCTTCCGGAATTCCGTGCTGGCGATACCGTTACCGTTAACGTCAAGGTTATCGAAGGTACCAAGGAACGTATCCAGCCGTTCAAGGGCGTCGTTATTCAGCAGAAGAACTCTGGCATCGGCAAGTCCATCACGGTCCGCAAGATGTCCGGTGCAGTCGCTGTCGAACGTATCTTCCCGGTCAACTCCCCGCGCATCGACTCCATCGTTGTCGAACGCTCCGGTAAGGTTCACCAGGCTCGCATTTACTACATGCGCGACCTCCGCGGTAAGGCTGCACGTATCGAAGAACGCCAGGCTTAA
- a CDS encoding fibro-slime domain-containing protein, with product MKFYRWITLGALFGCSVVAFAQTQDVRTLDIVIRDFQPNHPDFENFSEESVNHINEIYNYRTATGAAMNMFGYDNAWYANAPYHTTCGNMNTFREGIVGAQIGTDGLPIQANLLLPGYLQGTSTTRTVLEYGECSQKNGNITLRGYKNAEENVSGYKCPGGGMNWNNPVIYTPGMVKPYLMFVPKEEGKIDMLNDVVILKQNDLCDNSLFDQWFLDVPGQNKRVNTTMDIPKDTQSKYYIYDYNYNNGGYSPLDSINPLTREWVGPKSCNASIQPNGVCDQFGPQTLSIFCPPYNYQYAKDQADFLGQNTAKLCTDWLNQGGPRAVNPTGNGYSAAWNAAAMNGSLGMQHLRNYAFTMMGYASFKYKSSNQLPTPEVFEFAGDDDMWIFVDGVLVVDLGGTHLAAPGKVNIQTLAMNNHGCHAGEPLATYTNCLNSSDVSGWADDTWHHLHFFYADRQSDGSNIYIRTSLAELAPSRYGQPSVSDVVVKVDENGVSHNSMYMNVPLADSSLAAIQNSGNMGIPAMVVLREVTDANGVKQTVVYGFYVTSMTGPIDKGADGQMYQFEGVVKDAAGNIVDGGLLGDDRIAFNVPFSQGLNDDGNGGNYTDIEWSQLMFWSQKVNFYVASSSGKHVEGFDEREKWGKISYTAVATTPVIPDDPAYDRPDFTEEAQKLSDLAESNDGTIPTDMTADLVLTPIPAVSGTDPLKWAKDHADETMASGGKGNTVVANGVVYGAGQATNSTLCYNDGSSKIPGKKSNESCSEWHFSTTQPFQVNIRVFDHLGHFVNQYNKRVTKEEYEKALGTGNPSAPNGMEVPGCSNTKLYGASGAMTATIKMYPVTDKGRLLATGPYIYQMTVVKEAYEYCYLSNGNNATVMTMPFQRTTETTRRGYRRTAKKK from the coding sequence ATGAAATTTTATAGATGGATAACCCTCGGTGCTCTGTTTGGTTGTTCCGTTGTTGCTTTTGCCCAGACCCAGGATGTCCGTACGTTGGATATTGTGATTCGCGATTTTCAGCCGAATCACCCTGACTTTGAAAATTTCTCGGAAGAATCAGTTAATCATATTAACGAAATCTATAATTACAGGACCGCTACCGGCGCAGCCATGAATATGTTTGGCTACGACAATGCATGGTATGCCAATGCTCCTTATCACACTACTTGTGGTAACATGAATACATTCCGGGAGGGGATCGTGGGTGCCCAGATTGGTACCGATGGTCTTCCGATTCAGGCGAACTTGCTCTTGCCGGGTTATTTGCAAGGGACTTCTACTACTAGAACCGTGTTGGAATACGGTGAATGCTCCCAGAAAAACGGCAATATTACACTTCGTGGTTACAAGAATGCTGAAGAAAATGTCAGTGGCTACAAGTGCCCAGGTGGCGGTATGAACTGGAATAACCCGGTTATTTACACGCCGGGGATGGTAAAGCCGTATTTGATGTTTGTTCCTAAGGAAGAAGGCAAAATCGATATGCTTAACGATGTTGTCATCCTTAAGCAGAATGACCTTTGTGATAACTCCCTTTTTGACCAGTGGTTCCTTGATGTTCCTGGTCAGAATAAACGTGTCAATACGACGATGGATATCCCGAAGGATACGCAATCCAAGTATTACATTTATGACTATAACTACAATAATGGTGGTTATTCTCCGCTCGACAGTATTAACCCGCTTACGAGAGAATGGGTTGGTCCGAAGTCCTGTAATGCCTCTATTCAGCCGAATGGTGTGTGCGATCAGTTTGGTCCACAGACGCTCTCCATTTTCTGCCCGCCGTACAATTATCAGTATGCTAAAGATCAGGCAGACTTCTTGGGACAGAATACGGCTAAGCTCTGCACGGACTGGTTGAATCAGGGTGGTCCGCGTGCTGTGAACCCGACTGGAAATGGTTATAGTGCTGCATGGAATGCCGCTGCTATGAATGGTAGCCTCGGTATGCAGCATCTCCGTAACTACGCTTTCACTATGATGGGTTATGCAAGTTTCAAGTATAAGTCTTCTAACCAGCTCCCGACTCCGGAAGTGTTTGAATTCGCCGGTGACGATGACATGTGGATCTTTGTGGACGGTGTGCTTGTTGTGGACTTAGGTGGTACGCACTTGGCTGCTCCGGGTAAGGTCAATATCCAGACTTTGGCTATGAACAACCATGGTTGCCATGCTGGTGAACCGCTTGCCACTTATACCAACTGCTTGAATTCTAGTGACGTGTCTGGCTGGGCTGATGATACTTGGCATCATTTGCACTTCTTCTATGCTGACCGCCAGTCCGATGGTTCTAACATTTACATCCGTACGTCTCTTGCTGAACTCGCTCCGTCTCGCTATGGTCAGCCTTCTGTGAGCGATGTCGTTGTGAAGGTGGACGAAAACGGTGTGTCTCATAACAGCATGTATATGAACGTCCCGCTTGCTGACTCCAGCCTTGCCGCTATCCAGAACTCGGGTAATATGGGCATCCCGGCGATGGTGGTTTTGCGTGAAGTGACTGATGCAAATGGTGTGAAGCAGACTGTTGTCTATGGTTTCTATGTAACTTCGATGACGGGACCGATTGACAAGGGTGCTGATGGTCAGATGTACCAGTTTGAAGGTGTTGTGAAGGATGCTGCTGGCAATATTGTCGATGGCGGACTTTTGGGCGATGACCGCATTGCTTTCAACGTACCGTTTAGTCAGGGACTTAATGACGATGGCAACGGTGGTAACTATACGGATATCGAATGGTCTCAGTTGATGTTCTGGTCTCAGAAGGTGAATTTCTATGTGGCTTCTAGTTCTGGCAAGCACGTGGAAGGCTTTGATGAACGTGAAAAGTGGGGTAAGATTTCTTATACCGCTGTGGCTACGACGCCTGTGATTCCTGATGATCCGGCATATGACCGTCCGGACTTTACGGAAGAAGCTCAGAAGCTTTCGGATCTTGCAGAAAGCAATGATGGTACGATTCCGACAGACATGACTGCAGACCTCGTTTTGACTCCGATTCCGGCTGTCAGTGGTACCGACCCGCTGAAGTGGGCTAAGGATCATGCCGATGAAACTATGGCTTCTGGTGGCAAGGGCAATACAGTTGTTGCTAATGGCGTTGTTTATGGCGCTGGTCAGGCTACGAATTCGACTCTCTGCTATAATGATGGTTCTTCTAAGATTCCGGGCAAGAAGAGTAATGAATCTTGTTCTGAATGGCATTTCTCGACAACTCAGCCGTTCCAGGTAAATATTCGCGTGTTTGACCACTTGGGTCACTTTGTGAACCAGTACAACAAGCGCGTGACTAAGGAAGAATATGAAAAGGCTCTGGGTACAGGTAATCCGTCTGCTCCGAATGGCATGGAAGTTCCTGGTTGCTCCAATACAAAGCTCTATGGTGCATCGGGTGCCATGACTGCTACGATCAAGATGTATCCGGTGACGGATAAGGGGCGCTTGCTTGCAACGGGTCCGTACATTTACCAGATGACCGTTGTTAAGGAAGCCTACGAATACTGCTATCTGAGTAACGGTAATAACGCAACGGTGATGACGATGCCGTTCCAGCGTACTACTGAAACGACGAGACGTGGTTACCGTAGAACCGCTAAGAAGAAATAA
- the def gene encoding peptide deformylase, translating into MAILPIRIYGDPVLRKKCEPITEITPELRQLAKDMLETMYDAPGCGLAAPQIGKNIRLVVIDTAIPDEEEPRPYIMFNPEWEAEPDAKNVDYDEGCLSLPEIFCNVVRPDRVTVRFFDINGEAQEIHNCEGLFARCIQHECDHLNGDLFVDKISTSDRTMNQSKLRKMAKETQAKLKKK; encoded by the coding sequence ATGGCCATTCTCCCCATCAGAATTTACGGTGACCCGGTGCTTCGCAAAAAGTGCGAACCCATCACCGAAATCACGCCGGAACTCCGCCAGCTCGCAAAAGATATGCTCGAAACCATGTACGATGCTCCGGGCTGCGGCCTTGCCGCTCCGCAGATTGGCAAGAACATCCGTCTCGTGGTCATCGACACCGCCATTCCAGACGAAGAGGAACCGCGTCCGTACATCATGTTCAACCCTGAATGGGAAGCTGAACCGGATGCCAAGAACGTCGATTATGACGAAGGCTGCCTCTCCCTCCCGGAAATTTTCTGCAACGTTGTCCGTCCGGACCGCGTGACAGTTCGTTTCTTTGACATCAATGGCGAAGCCCAGGAAATTCATAACTGCGAAGGTCTGTTCGCCCGCTGTATCCAGCACGAATGCGACCACCTCAACGGCGACCTCTTTGTCGATAAGATCTCGACGTCGGACCGCACGATGAATCAGTCCAAGCTCCGCAAGATGGCAAAAGAAACCCAGGCGAAGCTCAAAAAGAAATAA